The Entelurus aequoreus isolate RoL-2023_Sb linkage group LG23, RoL_Eaeq_v1.1, whole genome shotgun sequence genome has a window encoding:
- the LOC133640704 gene encoding gastrula zinc finger protein XlCGF28.1-like encodes MAQEEPQPTHIKEEDEAPQISHIKKEEEDPLTPHFMEERDPLTPFVKEEEVAPETPHIKKEEEDTLASHIKEEEEEHSITQEGEQLGWFSGTGVPVKSEDDEVKGESEEKREAEPPSSSSTQHMTTEADGDHCGGSQADKLLAPLSDSEDTTSHSPDTDDEDSKDDKTCHTDNTHLTCSHCDKTFKRPSGLKIHMRTHTGEKPFSCSECGKCFARKYVLKEHVKIHTGGKPCSCLICGKYFTQSHYLKVHMRTHTGEKPFSCSICGKDFIQSHDLKVHTRTHTGENLFTCSTCGKGFARSNSLKVHMRIHADKKPFSCSKCGKGFAQCNNLKIHMRMHTGKKPFTCSICGKGFLESSYLKTHMSIHTGGKPNTCLVCDKGFVRRYNLKLHMRTHTGEKT; translated from the coding sequence ATGGCGCAAGAGGAGCCACAGCcaacccacattaaagaggaagacgaAGCGCCACAGATTTctcacattaaaaaggaagaggaggacccactgacccccCACTTTATGGAGGAAAGGGACCCGCTGACCCCCTTTGTTAAAGAGGAAGAGGTGGCGCCAGAGACCCcgcacattaaaaaggaagaggaggacacACTGgcctcccacattaaagaggaagaggaggaacacagcatcactcaggagggagagcagCTTGGATGGTTCTCAgggactggtgtccctgtgaagagtgaagatgatgaggtcaaaggtgaaagtgaggagaagagagaggcggagcctccaagcagcagctcaactcaacacatgacaacagaagctgatggagaccactgtggaggatcacaagcagacaagctcttagctccactatcagatagtgaggacacaacgtcacactctcctgacactgatgatgaagactctaaagatgataagacatgtcacactgacaacacacacctgACATGCTCTCACTGCGACAAAACCTTTAAACGCCCCAGTGGTCttaaaatacacatgagaacacacactggagaaaaacccttttcctgctcagaatgcggTAAATGTTTTGCAcgaaaatatgtgttaaaagaaCATGTGAAAATACACACTGGGGGGAAACCTTGTTCTTGTTTAATTTGCGGTAAATATTTTACACAAAGTCactatttgaaagtacacatgagaacacacaccggagaaaagcctttttcttgttcaatctgtggtaaagatttTATACAAAGTCATGATTTGAAAGtacacacgagaacacacaccggagaaaatCTTTTTACttgttcaacctgtggtaaaggttttgcacgaAGCAAtagtttgaaagtacacatgagaatacacgcagataaaaaacctttttcctgctcaaaatgtggtaaaggttttgcacaatGTAAcaatttgaaaatacacatgagaatgcacactgggaaaaaaccttttacctgttcaatctgtggtaaaggttttttggaaagtagctatttgaaaacacacatgagcaTACACACTGGCGGAAAACCCAATACCTGTTTAGTCTGTGATAAAGGTTTTGTACGACGTTACAATTTgaaattacacatgagaacacacactggagaaaaaacatgA